A window of the Isosphaera pallida ATCC 43644 genome harbors these coding sequences:
- a CDS encoding ADP-ribosylglycohydrolase family protein gives MRKSPDLDSTRGCLVGLAVGNALGAPLEGVTSRKIEATYGVVRDYVDGVRAWRRKPDRWRLPGLHADDGQQALALADVIIDRGRVSSRDLADRLLALEAACPDHYGGAFRSIGRSLKATLTDLANGVPPSLSGQVSAGTSASARVVPLAIRLAHRLNPPPATESVSTSEFVARANAEAESRSDCDDQDVRPSLWNPLDAEALEDLLAATLPTHRDIRALAGAAAVVSALVRVLRGEPSTASLIFRVAADTRDAENLIAARYGDTLHGVANHRHAVSTALAAAEAALDHLTRGKSYRHLTRQAGRHGADKAFHHPTIGFAPALVPTCLYLFVKSQSFGDALMSLMRLGGDTDTAGAILGALSGARDGRSGIPDHWLEGLRDTRSFDLRARALAGRLESTATIPDLVATEKMHTEQERFYRADLLTRHGVIRGQSYPTRARGNGDHPGRGREGRNARLS, from the coding sequence ATGCGGAAGTCGCCCGACCTGGATTCGACGCGAGGCTGCCTGGTGGGGTTGGCGGTGGGCAATGCTCTGGGAGCTCCTCTGGAGGGTGTGACCTCCCGCAAGATCGAGGCGACTTATGGAGTCGTCCGAGACTACGTGGACGGCGTTCGCGCCTGGAGACGCAAGCCGGATCGCTGGCGGTTGCCGGGTCTTCATGCCGACGACGGTCAGCAGGCCTTGGCGTTGGCGGACGTGATCATTGATCGTGGCCGGGTGTCGTCCCGCGATTTGGCGGATCGTTTGCTAGCGCTTGAGGCGGCGTGTCCCGATCATTACGGGGGAGCGTTTCGGTCAATCGGTCGAAGTCTCAAAGCCACCCTGACCGATCTCGCCAACGGCGTGCCGCCTTCGTTGTCGGGTCAGGTTTCCGCGGGCACGTCGGCCTCGGCGCGGGTCGTACCCCTGGCGATACGTTTGGCCCATCGGTTGAATCCGCCTCCGGCCACGGAGTCGGTCTCAACCAGCGAGTTTGTAGCGCGGGCCAACGCGGAGGCGGAGTCGCGCTCAGATTGCGACGACCAGGACGTTCGGCCCTCGTTGTGGAATCCGTTGGATGCCGAGGCGCTTGAGGATTTGTTGGCCGCGACGCTGCCGACCCATCGAGACATTCGCGCCCTGGCGGGAGCCGCGGCGGTGGTCTCGGCCCTGGTGCGGGTGTTGCGGGGAGAACCATCCACCGCCAGCTTGATTTTCCGAGTCGCCGCCGACACCCGCGACGCGGAGAATCTGATCGCCGCCCGCTATGGCGACACCCTTCACGGCGTCGCCAACCACCGCCACGCCGTATCGACCGCCCTAGCCGCGGCCGAAGCGGCGTTGGACCACCTGACCCGCGGCAAAAGCTACCGCCACCTGACTCGCCAGGCCGGACGCCACGGAGCCGACAAAGCGTTCCATCATCCCACAATTGGATTTGCGCCCGCACTTGTGCCAACGTGTTTGTATCTTTTTGTAAAAAGTCAATCGTTTGGGGATGCTCTCATGTCCTTGATGAGGTTGGGTGGCGACACCGACACGGCTGGAGCGATCCTAGGAGCGTTGTCTGGGGCGCGTGATGGTCGTTCGGGGATTCCCGACCACTGGTTGGAGGGGTTGCGAGATACGCGCAGTTTTGACCTTCGTGCCCGTGCTTTGGCGGGTCGTCTGGAGTCAACCGCGACGATTCCCGATCTTGTGGCTACTGAGAAAATGCATACAGAGCAAGAGCGGTTCTATCGAGCCGATCTTCTGACTCGCCATGGCGTCATCCGCGGTCAATCGTATCCGACCCGAGCCCGCGGTAATGGCGACCACCCTGGTCGTGGTCGTGAAGGTCGCAATGCCCGTTTATCTTAA
- the fdhF gene encoding formate dehydrogenase subunit alpha, which translates to MKKGDRREIPQRFHSPFTMILAKPSSTQKQVAEGRGANMISSTGIQNYEHAKAARAIVHQEASQSEADVITFTLDAEPVTARPGETIWSVARRQGRILPHLCHLDRPGYRPDGNCRACVVEIEGERVLAASCIRKPTPGMVVHTQSDRAARARAMVFELLLADQPPRDQAHNPNSSFHRWAQRLGVTTSRFPARDETAIPPPDRSHPAMAVHLDSCIQCGLCVRACREVQVNDVIGLAHRGYQTRVVFDFDDPMGQSSCVGCGECVQACPTGALLPASVLDDQGRPAQTADRAVDSLCPYCGVGCQLTYHIAQDRLLFVEGRDGPANRGRLCVKGRFGFDYVHHPHRLTTPLIRRPGVAKHGRDQVDPAHPETHFRPASWEEALDVAASGLRTLRDRFGPRALAGFGSAKGSNEEAYLFQKLVRTGFGSNNVDHCTRLCHASSVAALMEMIGSGAVTAPFAEATRAEVIMVIGANPTVNHPVAATFIKQAAKRGAKLIVIDPRGQSLSRYATHRVTFRPGTDVALLNAMLHVILDENLHDPDFIAARTVGFEELRASLTRFTPEAMAEVCGVPADQIREIARVYGRSRRAIIFWGMGISQHVHGTDNARCLINLALATGNVGRPGTGLHPLRGQNNVQGASDAGLIPMVYPDYKPVGDPATRLRFENAWGVRLDPEPGLTVVETMKAAHRGEIRGMYILGENPAMSDPDLDHARAALAHLDHLVVQDLFLTETAWHADVVLPASAFPEKTGTFTNTDRRVQLGRTALPTPGDARPDWWIIQELARRLGLDWNYDGPRDVFNEMRTVMPSLRGITWERLEREGAVTYPCDDEHTPGQEVIFGDVFPTADGRGRFRPTDLIPPDEQPDEHYPWILSTGRLLEHWHTGAMTRRASTLDTLEPQAIALIAPRELAKLGLQPGERLRVQTRRGTIELLARADRDVPPGMVFIPFCYTEAAANLLTNPALDPFGKIPEFKFCAARVEPVGSA; encoded by the coding sequence ATGAAGAAAGGCGATCGCCGTGAAATCCCACAACGGTTCCACAGCCCTTTCACGATGATCCTCGCTAAGCCAAGTTCCACTCAAAAACAGGTCGCGGAGGGGAGGGGGGCTAACATGATCAGTTCTACTGGTATTCAGAACTACGAACACGCCAAAGCCGCCCGTGCCATCGTTCATCAGGAAGCCTCTCAGAGTGAGGCCGACGTGATCACGTTCACCCTCGACGCTGAGCCCGTCACAGCGCGTCCGGGCGAAACCATCTGGTCGGTGGCCCGACGGCAAGGCCGGATTCTGCCCCATCTCTGTCATCTCGACCGCCCCGGCTATCGGCCCGACGGCAACTGCCGCGCCTGCGTGGTCGAGATCGAAGGCGAGCGGGTGTTGGCCGCCTCATGCATCCGCAAACCCACTCCTGGCATGGTGGTCCACACCCAAAGCGACCGCGCCGCCCGCGCCCGCGCGATGGTCTTCGAACTCCTACTGGCCGACCAACCCCCCCGCGATCAAGCCCACAACCCCAACTCCTCGTTCCACCGCTGGGCGCAACGTCTGGGAGTGACCACCAGCCGTTTCCCCGCCCGCGACGAAACGGCGATCCCCCCCCCCGACCGCTCCCACCCGGCGATGGCGGTCCACCTGGATTCCTGCATCCAGTGCGGCCTCTGCGTGCGCGCTTGCCGCGAAGTCCAGGTCAACGATGTCATCGGCCTGGCCCATCGCGGTTACCAAACCCGCGTCGTTTTCGACTTCGACGACCCGATGGGTCAAAGCTCCTGTGTCGGTTGCGGCGAATGCGTTCAAGCCTGCCCCACCGGCGCGCTTTTGCCTGCCTCGGTCCTCGACGACCAGGGACGCCCCGCCCAAACTGCCGACCGCGCGGTCGATTCACTTTGCCCCTATTGCGGCGTCGGCTGCCAGCTCACCTACCACATCGCTCAGGACCGCCTGCTCTTCGTTGAAGGACGCGACGGCCCCGCCAACCGAGGCCGCCTCTGCGTCAAAGGACGGTTCGGCTTCGACTATGTTCACCACCCCCACCGCCTAACCACCCCTTTGATCCGCCGGCCCGGCGTCGCTAAACACGGACGCGACCAGGTCGATCCAGCCCACCCCGAGACCCACTTCCGGCCCGCCAGCTGGGAGGAAGCGCTGGATGTGGCCGCCTCCGGCTTGCGAACCCTCCGCGACCGGTTCGGCCCCCGCGCTCTGGCCGGGTTCGGCTCGGCCAAAGGCTCAAATGAAGAAGCCTATCTGTTTCAAAAGCTGGTGCGGACCGGATTCGGCTCCAACAACGTCGATCACTGCACCCGCTTGTGCCACGCCTCCAGCGTCGCGGCGCTCATGGAGATGATCGGCTCAGGGGCGGTGACCGCGCCATTCGCCGAAGCGACCCGCGCCGAGGTCATCATGGTTATTGGGGCCAACCCGACAGTCAACCACCCGGTTGCGGCCACCTTCATTAAGCAAGCGGCCAAACGCGGGGCCAAGCTCATCGTGATCGACCCCAGGGGCCAAAGCCTCAGCCGTTACGCCACCCACCGCGTGACCTTCCGGCCCGGCACCGACGTGGCGCTGCTCAACGCCATGCTCCACGTCATTCTTGACGAAAACCTGCACGACCCCGACTTCATCGCCGCGCGCACCGTCGGCTTCGAGGAACTGCGGGCCTCGTTGACACGCTTCACCCCCGAGGCGATGGCCGAGGTCTGCGGGGTACCGGCCGACCAGATCCGCGAGATCGCCCGCGTTTACGGACGCTCCCGACGCGCGATCATCTTCTGGGGCATGGGAATTTCCCAACATGTCCACGGCACCGACAACGCCCGTTGTCTCATCAACCTGGCGCTGGCGACCGGCAACGTGGGTCGTCCGGGAACCGGGTTGCACCCTCTGCGGGGTCAAAACAACGTCCAAGGCGCATCGGATGCCGGTCTGATCCCAATGGTTTATCCCGACTACAAGCCGGTCGGCGACCCTGCGACCCGCCTGCGGTTCGAGAACGCCTGGGGGGTCCGTCTGGACCCTGAACCCGGCCTGACCGTGGTGGAAACAATGAAGGCCGCCCACCGGGGCGAGATCCGGGGCATGTACATCTTGGGCGAAAACCCCGCGATGTCTGACCCCGACCTCGACCACGCCCGCGCTGCCTTGGCCCACCTCGATCATCTGGTGGTGCAAGACCTTTTCCTGACCGAAACCGCCTGGCACGCCGACGTCGTGTTGCCCGCCTCGGCCTTCCCCGAGAAAACCGGCACCTTTACCAACACCGATCGCCGCGTCCAACTGGGACGAACCGCCCTGCCCACCCCCGGAGACGCCCGCCCCGATTGGTGGATCATTCAAGAACTCGCCCGACGCCTCGGCCTCGATTGGAACTACGACGGTCCCCGCGACGTCTTCAACGAAATGCGAACCGTCATGCCGTCGTTGCGCGGGATCACCTGGGAACGCCTCGAACGTGAAGGAGCCGTCACCTACCCGTGCGACGATGAACATACGCCTGGACAGGAAGTTATCTTTGGTGACGTTTTCCCCACCGCCGACGGCCGGGGACGGTTCCGCCCCACCGACCTCATCCCTCCCGACGAACAACCCGACGAGCATTATCCCTGGATCCTCTCCACCGGGCGGCTGCTGGAACATTGGCACACCGGAGCCATGACCCGACGCGCCTCGACACTCGACACTTTGGAACCCCAGGCGATCGCCTTGATCGCCCCCCGCGAACTGGCCAAACTCGGACTCCAACCCGGCGAACGCCTCCGAGTCCAAACCCGTCGTGGCACCATCGAACTGCTCGCCCGCGCCGATCGAGACGTCCCCCCTGGCATGGTCTTCATCCCATTTTGCTACACCGAAGCCGCTGCCAACCTTCTGACCAACCCCGCTCTCGACCCCTTCGGCAAAATCCCCGAATTCAAGTTCTGCGCCGCTCGGGTCGAGCCGGTCGGTTCGGCGTGA
- the accC gene encoding acetyl-CoA carboxylase biotin carboxylase subunit: MFQRILIANRGEIALRVIRACRDLGIEAVAVYSQADRDAPYVQLADRALCIGPASGLESYLNIPRIIAAAELADVQAIHPGYGFLSENPDFAEICRASNFEFIGPPHEAIRKMGLKTEAKAVAKAAKVDCVPGSDGPVDSDEEAVHLARQIRYPVLIKAAAGGGGKGMRVCQDESQLLANLKAARAEAEAAFKNPSVYLEKFIDRPRHVEVQILADNHGNCVHLFERECSVQRRHQKLIEEAPAASLPARARDRMCDAAVRLAKAAGYVNAGTIEFLVDQEFNTYFIEVNARIQVEHPVTELVTGIDLVKQQILVAAGQPLPFKQKDIAIRGHAFQCRINAEDSDHGFRPSPGRITHLRVPGGYGVRWDSQIVSGYVVPPHYDSLVAKLLVHGMDRDQAAAIMRRALDELEVEGIATTTPLHRRIFRNPDFLAGRVDTTWVERVLLASKGE; the protein is encoded by the coding sequence ATGTTTCAACGGATTCTGATTGCCAATCGCGGCGAAATTGCGCTGAGGGTCATCCGAGCCTGCCGCGATCTAGGTATCGAAGCGGTCGCGGTTTACTCCCAGGCCGACCGCGATGCACCCTATGTCCAGCTGGCCGACCGCGCCTTGTGCATCGGTCCGGCGTCGGGCCTGGAAAGCTATCTCAACATCCCTCGAATTATTGCCGCGGCTGAGTTGGCCGACGTGCAGGCGATCCATCCTGGTTACGGCTTTTTGTCAGAGAACCCCGACTTCGCCGAGATCTGTCGCGCCTCGAACTTCGAGTTCATCGGCCCGCCCCACGAGGCGATCCGCAAAATGGGCCTCAAGACCGAGGCCAAAGCAGTCGCCAAGGCGGCCAAGGTCGATTGCGTGCCTGGCTCCGATGGGCCGGTCGATTCGGACGAAGAGGCGGTCCACCTGGCCCGCCAGATCCGTTACCCAGTGCTGATCAAGGCCGCAGCCGGTGGCGGCGGCAAGGGGATGCGGGTCTGCCAGGACGAATCCCAACTCCTGGCCAACCTCAAAGCCGCCCGCGCCGAGGCCGAGGCCGCCTTCAAAAACCCCAGCGTCTATCTCGAGAAGTTCATCGATCGGCCCCGCCACGTCGAAGTGCAGATCCTGGCCGACAATCACGGCAACTGTGTTCATCTCTTTGAGCGTGAATGCTCGGTCCAGCGCCGGCACCAGAAACTCATCGAGGAGGCTCCCGCTGCCTCGTTGCCCGCCAGGGCCCGCGACCGGATGTGCGACGCGGCGGTGCGGTTGGCCAAAGCCGCCGGCTACGTCAACGCCGGAACCATTGAGTTCCTGGTTGATCAGGAGTTCAACACCTATTTCATCGAGGTCAACGCCCGCATCCAGGTCGAGCATCCGGTCACCGAACTGGTGACAGGCATCGACCTGGTGAAGCAGCAGATTCTCGTGGCGGCCGGCCAGCCGTTGCCGTTCAAACAGAAGGACATCGCCATCCGGGGCCACGCCTTCCAGTGTCGGATTAACGCTGAGGATTCCGATCACGGCTTCCGGCCTTCGCCGGGGCGGATTACCCACCTACGTGTTCCTGGGGGCTATGGAGTTCGTTGGGATTCACAGATCGTGTCGGGTTACGTCGTGCCGCCCCATTATGACTCGCTCGTGGCCAAACTGCTGGTGCATGGTATGGACCGCGACCAAGCCGCGGCCATCATGCGCCGAGCACTAGACGAGCTGGAGGTCGAGGGGATTGCCACCACCACCCCCCTACACCGACGGATTTTCCGCAATCCCGACTTTCTGGCCGGACGAGTCGACACCACCTGGGTTGAACGGGTGTTGCTGGCGTCCAAGGGCGAGTGA
- a CDS encoding glutaredoxin — protein sequence MPKAVTIYVKPTCPFCISAIDLLRTLGVEPEVHDVSNNLELRKAVSESVGGWPTVPMIFLGEEFVGGYTDLRALHEQGRLTAKLS from the coding sequence ATGCCGAAAGCCGTTACCATTTATGTCAAGCCCACCTGTCCGTTCTGCATCAGCGCGATCGATCTACTACGAACCCTGGGCGTGGAACCTGAGGTGCATGACGTGTCAAACAACCTCGAACTGCGCAAGGCGGTTTCGGAATCCGTGGGCGGCTGGCCCACCGTGCCGATGATCTTTCTGGGCGAGGAGTTCGTAGGTGGCTATACCGATCTCCGCGCCCTTCACGAACAGGGCCGACTCACCGCCAAGCTCAGCTGA
- the accB gene encoding acetyl-CoA carboxylase biotin carboxyl carrier protein yields MADHDPNHPAPTGSEPPPTSSSAAAATGCGSRVLGGIETNVETLNQLMRMMSEFEVTALDLVENGREIRLRRQKQTVAAAMPTPAAVVAPAPTSPVAPPVASAPEPAPLSKPTLLTIESPTVGTFYVAPSPESPPFVQVGSIVHEKTIVGIIEAMKVFTEIPAGVSGRIVEVLVKNKQPVEFGQVLFRVEPS; encoded by the coding sequence ATGGCCGACCACGATCCGAACCACCCGGCCCCGACGGGTTCGGAGCCTCCCCCGACCTCTTCGTCCGCCGCCGCCGCGACCGGTTGCGGCTCCCGAGTCCTCGGCGGCATCGAGACCAACGTCGAAACGCTCAACCAACTCATGCGGATGATGAGCGAGTTCGAGGTCACCGCGCTGGACCTGGTGGAGAACGGCCGGGAGATTCGTCTGCGTCGCCAAAAGCAGACCGTCGCCGCCGCGATGCCGACACCTGCGGCCGTTGTTGCACCCGCCCCGACCAGCCCCGTCGCGCCGCCGGTGGCGTCGGCCCCCGAGCCTGCTCCGCTGTCCAAACCGACTCTCCTAACGATCGAAAGCCCCACCGTCGGCACGTTCTACGTCGCTCCCTCTCCCGAATCGCCCCCGTTCGTCCAAGTGGGGTCGATCGTTCACGAAAAAACCATCGTCGGCATCATCGAAGCCATGAAAGTCTTCACCGAAATTCCCGCCGGGGTCTCCGGGCGGATCGTCGAAGTGCTGGTCAAGAACAAACAGCCGGTTGAATTTGGCCAGGTCCTCTTCCGAGTCGAACCCTCCTGA
- a CDS encoding 3-keto-disaccharide hydrolase, producing the protein MRSWFLVSILAVVVVISFGLTGAAWAQYGPLPDDFPFLKAEDARDVEPTPAPEGAVVLFDGCSLDQWVALDGQSPAPWMLVEGQAVQVKDGGIKTRKRFAGDFLLHVEFRVPYMPSKQGQGRGNSGVYLQGRYEVQVLDSYGLDSKDNDCGAIYEVAKPLVNACKAPTVWQSYDIEFMAPVFKDGQKVKPARMTVRHNGVLIHDNVEIPVDNTRAGLGGDPATPGPIYLQDHGDPVQYRNIWLLPRDQERPQ; encoded by the coding sequence ATGAGGTCGTGGTTTCTCGTTTCGATCCTTGCCGTCGTCGTGGTCATCTCGTTTGGCTTGACCGGCGCGGCGTGGGCTCAATATGGTCCGTTGCCCGACGACTTCCCTTTCCTCAAAGCCGAGGATGCCCGCGACGTTGAACCAACCCCCGCCCCTGAAGGAGCCGTGGTGTTGTTCGATGGCTGCTCGCTTGACCAATGGGTGGCGCTAGATGGCCAGTCGCCGGCCCCTTGGATGCTGGTGGAAGGCCAGGCCGTTCAGGTCAAGGACGGCGGAATCAAGACCCGCAAACGGTTTGCGGGCGACTTCCTGCTCCACGTCGAGTTCCGCGTCCCCTACATGCCCAGCAAGCAAGGTCAGGGACGAGGCAATAGTGGGGTTTATCTTCAGGGACGTTACGAAGTTCAGGTGCTGGACAGCTACGGACTGGACAGTAAGGACAACGACTGCGGGGCGATTTACGAGGTCGCCAAGCCTCTGGTCAACGCCTGCAAGGCCCCGACGGTCTGGCAAAGCTACGACATTGAGTTCATGGCCCCGGTCTTCAAGGACGGCCAAAAGGTCAAGCCGGCTCGGATGACGGTGCGTCACAACGGGGTGCTGATCCACGACAACGTCGAGATCCCGGTGGACAACACCCGCGCTGGTCTAGGAGGCGATCCAGCCACGCCCGGCCCCATCTATCTGCAAGACCACGGCGATCCCGTGCAATACCGCAACATCTGGTTGCTGCCCCGCGATCAAGAACGCCCACAATAA
- a CDS encoding (5-formylfuran-3-yl)methyl phosphate synthase, producing MSERQKRPKLLVSVASATEAVEALQGGADLIDLKRPDRGPLGRPDASDVLDLARILPDPHQRSLALGELADGPPDLHWVAHLGEARPRFVKFGTSRCRASDDQTPSFSWRERARAWVESHDWQVILGIYADFDQPGVNGLEPTRAVEEAHALGCAGLLVDTFDKANPTRWYRQPAPPITPDWVAHARASGLLVALAGSLDAQAIPRLATWQPDFIAVRSAACLHGDRRGPIDPRRVEHLRLLLDQMSPDEAL from the coding sequence ATGTCGGAACGCCAGAAACGTCCCAAGTTGTTGGTCAGCGTGGCCTCCGCGACCGAGGCGGTTGAAGCGCTTCAAGGCGGGGCCGATCTCATCGACCTTAAACGGCCCGACCGGGGCCCCCTGGGACGGCCCGACGCCTCCGACGTTCTCGACCTCGCCCGCATTCTCCCCGACCCCCACCAGCGCTCGTTGGCCCTCGGTGAACTCGCCGACGGTCCACCCGACCTCCACTGGGTCGCGCACCTTGGAGAAGCCCGTCCGCGTTTCGTCAAGTTCGGCACCTCGCGGTGTCGCGCCTCCGACGACCAAACGCCTAGCTTCTCCTGGCGCGAACGCGCCCGTGCTTGGGTCGAATCGCATGATTGGCAGGTCATCCTAGGGATTTACGCCGACTTCGACCAACCCGGCGTCAACGGCCTGGAACCAACCCGCGCCGTTGAGGAAGCCCACGCCCTCGGTTGCGCCGGACTCCTCGTGGACACCTTCGACAAGGCCAACCCCACCCGCTGGTATCGCCAACCCGCCCCCCCCATCACACCCGACTGGGTGGCCCACGCCCGCGCCTCGGGCCTCCTCGTGGCTTTGGCCGGCTCGCTCGACGCCCAGGCCATCCCTCGTCTGGCCACCTGGCAACCCGACTTCATCGCCGTCCGCTCCGCCGCTTGCCTCCACGGCGACCGACGCGGCCCCATTGACCCGCGCCGCGTAGAACACCTTCGACTTCTTCTTGATCAGATGTCGCCAGACGAGGCTCTCTGA
- the ung gene encoding uracil-DNA glycosylase, with product MARSRNEDSRDMPLFGKFDPSPSPVHAPPAAPPVRVEPIAQPSQVQPLPLVPGLPPLPLAWRIALGRRVEQSKYEEIGAFVAAERRIGTVYPPHDQVFAAFEATPPDQVKAVLLGQDPYHGPGQAHGLCFSVRPGVPIPPSLVNILQELQNDLGFPPPRHGDLRSWANQGVLMLNTVLTVRSGQANSHRGRGWEEFTDAVIAEISAGPHPVVFILWGNPAKAKRKLIDVNRHAIVQSAHPSPLSAHHGFFGSRPFSQVNRALARFGRAPIDWRLSDP from the coding sequence ATGGCCCGATCCCGCAACGAGGATTCCCGCGACATGCCGCTTTTCGGCAAGTTCGACCCGTCTCCATCTCCCGTGCACGCGCCGCCCGCGGCGCCTCCGGTTCGAGTCGAGCCGATCGCGCAACCGAGTCAGGTCCAACCGCTACCGTTGGTTCCTGGCCTGCCGCCGTTGCCATTAGCTTGGCGGATCGCGTTGGGGAGGCGAGTGGAACAATCCAAGTATGAAGAAATTGGCGCATTTGTGGCCGCCGAGCGTCGGATTGGGACAGTCTACCCGCCCCATGACCAGGTCTTTGCCGCCTTCGAGGCGACCCCGCCCGACCAGGTCAAGGCAGTTTTGCTGGGTCAGGATCCCTACCACGGGCCGGGCCAGGCTCACGGTCTTTGCTTCTCGGTGCGTCCAGGGGTGCCGATTCCGCCCTCTTTGGTGAACATCCTCCAGGAACTTCAGAACGACCTGGGCTTTCCACCGCCCCGTCATGGCGATTTGCGGTCTTGGGCGAATCAAGGAGTGTTGATGTTGAACACCGTGCTCACGGTTCGCTCTGGTCAGGCCAACTCGCATCGTGGGCGGGGCTGGGAGGAGTTCACCGACGCGGTCATCGCCGAAATCAGCGCCGGGCCTCATCCCGTGGTGTTCATTCTCTGGGGCAATCCGGCCAAAGCTAAACGCAAGTTGATCGACGTGAACCGTCACGCGATCGTCCAATCGGCCCACCCCTCGCCGCTCTCGGCCCACCACGGCTTTTTCGGCAGCCGGCCGTTTTCCCAGGTCAACCGGGCGTTGGCGCGGTTTGGTCGCGCGCCGATCGACTGGCGTTTGAGCGACCCCTGA